A genomic segment from Nicotiana tabacum cultivar K326 chromosome 7, ASM71507v2, whole genome shotgun sequence encodes:
- the LOC107797595 gene encoding protein TRIGALACTOSYLDIACYLGLYCEROL 4, chloroplastic-like, with protein MANMRTAMDAAFWDLNISTPNALDSTARSIPGEPKPLDGSKASRALRVQQLSLLGNGFPLGIIPSYSPTPNKELGSFALHSLLFKASTSNWWLGFIGQFRPKKLFSDIKAELSSVDEWELPVLKDIGKHFLEKSLYAFNVCSQLSLTPSSSLLLSTEEHGEKKGRRFRAMLLNKLPEHDVTLEAAWPELFIDHKGRYWEVPESISFDCSSLVSENGFRYRFGLHKNGGHPQAVDNITDEPPLNLMQGICGKAAFSYEKSEDLWRVKEKKEDIVIETDKGRFYRPSYDIRLREPHAAVSGIIGGTLEAWLNNSRHRRPFGVDLFGSLCYTFQHGKFKETFGDLTRIDARLDVSSASALAKQVTKVFRKAAADNARDVLSSPRLELILQQQVAGPIVFRVDSKFLLNTPAGRPGLQLEDFVCSLNYSLRVLQSGKVVAWYSPKRKEGMIELRLFEF; from the exons ATGGCGAATATGAGGACGGCGATGGACGCAGCGTTTTGGGACCTCAACATATCTACACCAAATGCCCTAGACTCGACGGCCCGGTCCATTCCTGGAGAGCCCAAACCGCTCGATGGCAGCAAGGCCAGCAGAGCCCTCAGAGTCCAACAACTCTCTCTGCTCGGAAATGGGTTTCCTCTGGGAATCATTCCCTCTTATTCTCCCACTCCCAATAAGGAATTGGGCTCTTTTGCTCTTCACTCCCTTTTGTTTAAAGCTTCCACTTCTAACTG GTGGCTTGGGTTCATAGGTCAGTTTCGGCCAAAGAAACTGTTTTCTGACATTAAAGCAGAGTTATCCAGTGTAGATGAGTGGGAGCTGCCAGTATTAAAAGACATTGGCAAGCATTTCTTGGAAAAATCACTTTATGCCTTTAATGTGTGCTCACAGCTATCCCTGACACCCTCTTCATCTCTGTTATTGAGCACTGAAGAACACGGTGAGAAGAAAGGACGGCGCTTCAGGGCCATGCTTCTTAATAAG CTTCCTGAGCACGACGTTACTTTGGAAGCAGCATGGCCTGAGCTATTCATAGACCATAAGGGAAGATATTGGGAGGTCCCAGAGTCGATATCCTTTGACTGTTCATCGCTGGTTTCCGAGAATGGATTCCGATATCGTTTTGGTTTACATAAAAATGGTGGCCATCCTCAGGCTGTGGATAACATTACCGATGAGCCACCACTCAATCTGATGCAAGGAATATGTGGAAAAGCTGCCTTTTCTTATGAGAAAAGCGAAGATCTGTGGAGAGTCAAGGAAAAAAAAGAGGACATTGTTATCGAGACAGATAAGGGACGGTTTTATCGCCCTTCTTATGATATTCGTCTTAGAGAGCCTCATGCAGCAGTATCTGGAATTATTG GGGGAACTCTTGAGGCATGGCTCAACAATTCTAGGCATAGAAGGCCCTTTGGTGTTGATTTATTTGGTTCACTTTGTTATACTTTTCAACATGGTAAATTCAAAGAGACGTTCGGAGACCTCACCAGGATAGATGCTCGTCTAGATGTCTCATCTGCTTCAGCATTAGCCAAACAGGTTACAAAAGTCTTCAGAAAAGCAGCAGCTGATAATGCAAGAGATGTGCTCTCTTCACCCAGGCTCGAATTGATACTTCAGCAACAG GTCGCAGGGCCAATTGTGTTTAGAGTAGATTCAAAGTTTTTGCTCAATACGCCGGCTGGCAGGCCTGGCCTACAATTGGAGGATTTCGTATGCAGTTTAAATTACTCTTTGAGGGTTCTGCAGTCTGGGAAAGTGGTAGCATGGTATTCTCCTAAAAGGAAAGAGGGAATGATCGAGTTACGCCTATTTGAGTTTTAG